The following coding sequences are from one Panicum hallii strain FIL2 chromosome 5, PHallii_v3.1, whole genome shotgun sequence window:
- the LOC112893018 gene encoding probable plastid-lipid-associated protein 14, chloroplastic isoform X2, whose amino-acid sequence MAATAPPLPCTQPPRAPPLLKSSPRASLRCAAAISSLSQSQTNGDGTRYSTNKRRPHMPLAAAAAVAACPSPVGLGRPLCRVYAHPRRRRGFRLEASSSASAPAPAAADAGAGAGPCPVVKFDMDDFAIADRVSVGLHGRSDEMIFEATVRDPSSELYGSTVVLRQLKSSQAKRRGRRALEVLKKLARRQMMYHSYALQVHGYIAPGNAVEQEDVPFVLVHGLSDWLPTLEATLALDEEQVRRVGDDSVGGPAVTRQLRLIRILMRDLLIGVNYLHSHGLAHTELRLENVHVSPIDKHVKVGILGNAADFHDNDPSSSTVASNNERRKMMIAFDMRCVGFIMAKMVLRELMDSSTFFKFKSFLTKGNDPSCLREFLLPILCQNSPSGNIGLQMLDRQWGAGWNLLALLLATKPEKRINCLDALRHPFLCGPKWRINPSTSTIRWGLGSTAVRMAEDYIYGNHQRRRLAYFVQLMEVLNPNLRTENWLQLLHGRWRLLYCTGRHIGLTLRQPSPRILISDVFLTVSSESADPVFSLRSDIGFRIMPESNWPHDKSGTEGVLSVTTSARITAGRIYINEQDSKESRAASSRSSRRYIRGKWRTASKMKELPASLPSVNIAMDEVDVSMSCNSTLNVNSAQKVLQEIRMQTPPEMFDLSKIVCGTYIDARLMVLRGVNGSALLFIRSNPMTDS is encoded by the exons ATGGCAGCTACCGCCCCGCCGCTTCCCTGCACGCAACCGCCTCGCGCCCCGCCTCTTCTTAAGTCAagcccccgcgcctccctccgcTGCGCCGCGGCGATCTCCTCCCTCTCGCAGTCGCAGACCAACGGCGACGGTACTAGGTACAGTACTAACAAGCGCCGGCCCCACATGCCTctcgcggcggccgccgccgtcgcagcCTGCCCCTCCCCGGTCGGCCTCGGCCGCCCCTTGTGCCGTGTCTACGCGCATccgcgccgccggcgggggTTCCGGTTGGAGGCTAGCTCATCGGCgtccgcgcccgcgccggccgcggcggaTGCGGGGGCTGGAGCGGGGCCGTGTCCCGTGGTCAAGTTCGACATGGACGACTTCGCCATCGCTGACCGCGTCAGCGTCGGGCTCCACGGACGG TCGGATGAGATGATCTTCGAGGCCACGGTGCGCGATCCGAGCAG CGAGCTGTATGGGTCAACGGTGGTGCTGCGGCAGCTGAAGAGCTCGCAGGCGAAGCGCAGGGGCCGGCGCGCGCTTGAG GTACTGAAGAAGCTGGCTCGCCGCCAGATGATGTACCACTCGTACGCACTGCAGGTCCATGGTTACATCGCTCCGGGCAATGCCGTGGAGCAGGAAGATGTCCCTTTCGTATTGGTGCATGGG CTCTCGGATTGGCTCCCAACCTTAGAAGCAACATTAGCATTGGATGAAGAACAAGTTAGGAGGGTAGGAGATGACTCTGTTGGAGGACCAGCTGTAACTCGACAGCTACGTTTAATTAGGATTTTGATGAGAGACCTTTTGATTGGT GTAAATTATCTACATAGCCATGGGCTGGCACATACTGAGCTTAGATTAGAGAATGTTCATGTGAGCCCAATAGACAAGCATGTTAAG GTTGGTATTCTTGGAAATGCTGCTGATTTTCATGACAATGATCCTAGCAGTAGCACAGTAGCAAGTAACAATGAAAGGCGGAAAATGATGATAGCATTTGACATGAG ATGTGTTGGCTTCATCATGGCAAAGATGGTTTTGAGAGAGCTAATGGATTCTTCAACTTTCTTTAAATTCAAATCATTCCTGACAAAG GGAAATGACCCATCCTGTTTGCGTGAGTTCCTTCTACCAATTCTGTGCCAAAATTCTCCATCTGGGAATATTGGTTTGCAG ATGCTAGATAGGCAATGGGGTGCTGGTTGGAATCTTTTGGCCTTATTGCTGGCAACAAAACCTGAGAAAAGGATAAA TTGCCTTGATGCGTTGCGGCACCCCTTCCTCTGTGGACCAAAATGGCGTATAAATCCATCAACTAGTACCATTCGATGGGGCTTGGGATCGACTGCTGTCCGCATGGCTGAAGATTATATCTATGGAAATCATCAG CGTAGGCGGTTAGCGTATTTCGTTCAATTGATGGAGGTCCTGAACCCTAATTTAAGAACAGAG AACTGGCTTCAGCTCCTACATGGTCGTTGGCGTCTCTTGTACTGCACTGGAAGACACATTGGCCTCACGCTTCGTCAGCCTTCCCCTAGAATCCTCATCAGTGATGTGTTCCTCACAGTTAGTTCAGAGTCCGCTGATCCAGTCTTCTCTCTGAGGTCAGATATTGGTTTCAGAATTATGCCAGAATCTAATTGGCCTCATGACAAATCTGGCACTGAAGGAGTTTTGTCTGTCACAACATCAGCAAGGATAACTGCTGGGAGGATTTATATTAATGAACAGGACAGTAAAGAGAGTAGGGCCGCATCTTCCAGATCTTCTAGGAGATATATTCGTGGTAAATGGAGAACAGCTTCAAAGATGAAGGAGCTGCCAGCTAGTCTCCCCAGTGTAAACATTGCCATGGATGAAGTCGACGTATCGATGAGCTGCAATTCGACTTTGAATGTCAACTCTGCACAAAAAGTGCTGCAAGAGATCCGCATGCAGACCCCACCGGAAATGTTCGATTTGTCAAAGATTGTCTGCGGGACATACATCGATGCGAGGTTGATGGTTCTTCGTGGTGTCAACGGGTCGGCTCTGCTTTTCATTAGATCAAATCCAATGACCGATTCCTGA
- the LOC112893018 gene encoding probable plastid-lipid-associated protein 14, chloroplastic isoform X1 — protein sequence MAATAPPLPCTQPPRAPPLLKSSPRASLRCAAAISSLSQSQTNGDGTRYSTNKRRPHMPLAAAAAVAACPSPVGLGRPLCRVYAHPRRRRGFRLEASSSASAPAPAAADAGAGAGPCPVVKFDMDDFAIADRVSVGLHGRSDEMIFEATVRDPSSELYGSTVVLRQLKSSQAKRRGRRALEVLKKLARRQMMYHSYALQVHGYIAPGNAVEQEDVPFVLVHGYHGSYSLRHWLQLSDWLPTLEATLALDEEQVRRVGDDSVGGPAVTRQLRLIRILMRDLLIGVNYLHSHGLAHTELRLENVHVSPIDKHVKVGILGNAADFHDNDPSSSTVASNNERRKMMIAFDMRCVGFIMAKMVLRELMDSSTFFKFKSFLTKGNDPSCLREFLLPILCQNSPSGNIGLQMLDRQWGAGWNLLALLLATKPEKRINCLDALRHPFLCGPKWRINPSTSTIRWGLGSTAVRMAEDYIYGNHQRRRLAYFVQLMEVLNPNLRTENWLQLLHGRWRLLYCTGRHIGLTLRQPSPRILISDVFLTVSSESADPVFSLRSDIGFRIMPESNWPHDKSGTEGVLSVTTSARITAGRIYINEQDSKESRAASSRSSRRYIRGKWRTASKMKELPASLPSVNIAMDEVDVSMSCNSTLNVNSAQKVLQEIRMQTPPEMFDLSKIVCGTYIDARLMVLRGVNGSALLFIRSNPMTDS from the exons ATGGCAGCTACCGCCCCGCCGCTTCCCTGCACGCAACCGCCTCGCGCCCCGCCTCTTCTTAAGTCAagcccccgcgcctccctccgcTGCGCCGCGGCGATCTCCTCCCTCTCGCAGTCGCAGACCAACGGCGACGGTACTAGGTACAGTACTAACAAGCGCCGGCCCCACATGCCTctcgcggcggccgccgccgtcgcagcCTGCCCCTCCCCGGTCGGCCTCGGCCGCCCCTTGTGCCGTGTCTACGCGCATccgcgccgccggcgggggTTCCGGTTGGAGGCTAGCTCATCGGCgtccgcgcccgcgccggccgcggcggaTGCGGGGGCTGGAGCGGGGCCGTGTCCCGTGGTCAAGTTCGACATGGACGACTTCGCCATCGCTGACCGCGTCAGCGTCGGGCTCCACGGACGG TCGGATGAGATGATCTTCGAGGCCACGGTGCGCGATCCGAGCAG CGAGCTGTATGGGTCAACGGTGGTGCTGCGGCAGCTGAAGAGCTCGCAGGCGAAGCGCAGGGGCCGGCGCGCGCTTGAG GTACTGAAGAAGCTGGCTCGCCGCCAGATGATGTACCACTCGTACGCACTGCAGGTCCATGGTTACATCGCTCCGGGCAATGCCGTGGAGCAGGAAGATGTCCCTTTCGTATTGGTGCATGGG TATCATGGGAGTTATTCCCTGCGTCACTGGTTGCAGCTCTCGGATTGGCTCCCAACCTTAGAAGCAACATTAGCATTGGATGAAGAACAAGTTAGGAGGGTAGGAGATGACTCTGTTGGAGGACCAGCTGTAACTCGACAGCTACGTTTAATTAGGATTTTGATGAGAGACCTTTTGATTGGT GTAAATTATCTACATAGCCATGGGCTGGCACATACTGAGCTTAGATTAGAGAATGTTCATGTGAGCCCAATAGACAAGCATGTTAAG GTTGGTATTCTTGGAAATGCTGCTGATTTTCATGACAATGATCCTAGCAGTAGCACAGTAGCAAGTAACAATGAAAGGCGGAAAATGATGATAGCATTTGACATGAG ATGTGTTGGCTTCATCATGGCAAAGATGGTTTTGAGAGAGCTAATGGATTCTTCAACTTTCTTTAAATTCAAATCATTCCTGACAAAG GGAAATGACCCATCCTGTTTGCGTGAGTTCCTTCTACCAATTCTGTGCCAAAATTCTCCATCTGGGAATATTGGTTTGCAG ATGCTAGATAGGCAATGGGGTGCTGGTTGGAATCTTTTGGCCTTATTGCTGGCAACAAAACCTGAGAAAAGGATAAA TTGCCTTGATGCGTTGCGGCACCCCTTCCTCTGTGGACCAAAATGGCGTATAAATCCATCAACTAGTACCATTCGATGGGGCTTGGGATCGACTGCTGTCCGCATGGCTGAAGATTATATCTATGGAAATCATCAG CGTAGGCGGTTAGCGTATTTCGTTCAATTGATGGAGGTCCTGAACCCTAATTTAAGAACAGAG AACTGGCTTCAGCTCCTACATGGTCGTTGGCGTCTCTTGTACTGCACTGGAAGACACATTGGCCTCACGCTTCGTCAGCCTTCCCCTAGAATCCTCATCAGTGATGTGTTCCTCACAGTTAGTTCAGAGTCCGCTGATCCAGTCTTCTCTCTGAGGTCAGATATTGGTTTCAGAATTATGCCAGAATCTAATTGGCCTCATGACAAATCTGGCACTGAAGGAGTTTTGTCTGTCACAACATCAGCAAGGATAACTGCTGGGAGGATTTATATTAATGAACAGGACAGTAAAGAGAGTAGGGCCGCATCTTCCAGATCTTCTAGGAGATATATTCGTGGTAAATGGAGAACAGCTTCAAAGATGAAGGAGCTGCCAGCTAGTCTCCCCAGTGTAAACATTGCCATGGATGAAGTCGACGTATCGATGAGCTGCAATTCGACTTTGAATGTCAACTCTGCACAAAAAGTGCTGCAAGAGATCCGCATGCAGACCCCACCGGAAATGTTCGATTTGTCAAAGATTGTCTGCGGGACATACATCGATGCGAGGTTGATGGTTCTTCGTGGTGTCAACGGGTCGGCTCTGCTTTTCATTAGATCAAATCCAATGACCGATTCCTGA
- the LOC112893018 gene encoding probable plastid-lipid-associated protein 14, chloroplastic isoform X3, which produces MAATAPPLPCTQPPRAPPLLKSSPRASLRCAAAISSLSQSQTNGDGTRYSTNKRRPHMPLAAAAAVAACPSPVGLGRPLCRVYAHPRRRRGFRLEASSSASAPAPAAADAGAGAGPCPVVKFDMDDFAIADRVSVGLHGRSDEMIFEATVRDPSSELYGSTVVLRQLKSSQAKRRGRRALEVLKKLARRQMMYHSYALQVHGYIAPGNAVEQEDVPFVLVHGYHGSYSLRHWLQLSDWLPTLEATLALDEEQVRRVGDDSVGGPAVTRQLRLIRILMRDLLIGVNYLHSHGLAHTELRLENVHVSPIDKHVKVGILGNAADFHDNDPSSSTVASNNERRKMMIAFDMRCVGFIMAKMVLRELMDSSTFFKFKSFLTKGNDPSCLREFLLPILCQNSPSGNIGLQMLDRQWGAGWNLLALLLATKPEKRINCLDALRHPFLCGPKWRINPSTSTIRWGLGSTAVRMAEDYIYGNHQRRRLAYFVQLMEVLNPNLRTENWLQLLHGRWRLLYCTGRHIGLTLRQPSPRILISDVFLTVSSESADPVFSLSKDNCWEDLY; this is translated from the exons ATGGCAGCTACCGCCCCGCCGCTTCCCTGCACGCAACCGCCTCGCGCCCCGCCTCTTCTTAAGTCAagcccccgcgcctccctccgcTGCGCCGCGGCGATCTCCTCCCTCTCGCAGTCGCAGACCAACGGCGACGGTACTAGGTACAGTACTAACAAGCGCCGGCCCCACATGCCTctcgcggcggccgccgccgtcgcagcCTGCCCCTCCCCGGTCGGCCTCGGCCGCCCCTTGTGCCGTGTCTACGCGCATccgcgccgccggcgggggTTCCGGTTGGAGGCTAGCTCATCGGCgtccgcgcccgcgccggccgcggcggaTGCGGGGGCTGGAGCGGGGCCGTGTCCCGTGGTCAAGTTCGACATGGACGACTTCGCCATCGCTGACCGCGTCAGCGTCGGGCTCCACGGACGG TCGGATGAGATGATCTTCGAGGCCACGGTGCGCGATCCGAGCAG CGAGCTGTATGGGTCAACGGTGGTGCTGCGGCAGCTGAAGAGCTCGCAGGCGAAGCGCAGGGGCCGGCGCGCGCTTGAG GTACTGAAGAAGCTGGCTCGCCGCCAGATGATGTACCACTCGTACGCACTGCAGGTCCATGGTTACATCGCTCCGGGCAATGCCGTGGAGCAGGAAGATGTCCCTTTCGTATTGGTGCATGGG TATCATGGGAGTTATTCCCTGCGTCACTGGTTGCAGCTCTCGGATTGGCTCCCAACCTTAGAAGCAACATTAGCATTGGATGAAGAACAAGTTAGGAGGGTAGGAGATGACTCTGTTGGAGGACCAGCTGTAACTCGACAGCTACGTTTAATTAGGATTTTGATGAGAGACCTTTTGATTGGT GTAAATTATCTACATAGCCATGGGCTGGCACATACTGAGCTTAGATTAGAGAATGTTCATGTGAGCCCAATAGACAAGCATGTTAAG GTTGGTATTCTTGGAAATGCTGCTGATTTTCATGACAATGATCCTAGCAGTAGCACAGTAGCAAGTAACAATGAAAGGCGGAAAATGATGATAGCATTTGACATGAG ATGTGTTGGCTTCATCATGGCAAAGATGGTTTTGAGAGAGCTAATGGATTCTTCAACTTTCTTTAAATTCAAATCATTCCTGACAAAG GGAAATGACCCATCCTGTTTGCGTGAGTTCCTTCTACCAATTCTGTGCCAAAATTCTCCATCTGGGAATATTGGTTTGCAG ATGCTAGATAGGCAATGGGGTGCTGGTTGGAATCTTTTGGCCTTATTGCTGGCAACAAAACCTGAGAAAAGGATAAA TTGCCTTGATGCGTTGCGGCACCCCTTCCTCTGTGGACCAAAATGGCGTATAAATCCATCAACTAGTACCATTCGATGGGGCTTGGGATCGACTGCTGTCCGCATGGCTGAAGATTATATCTATGGAAATCATCAG CGTAGGCGGTTAGCGTATTTCGTTCAATTGATGGAGGTCCTGAACCCTAATTTAAGAACAGAG AACTGGCTTCAGCTCCTACATGGTCGTTGGCGTCTCTTGTACTGCACTGGAAGACACATTGGCCTCACGCTTCGTCAGCCTTCCCCTAGAATCCTCATCAGTGATGTGTTCCTCACAGTTAGTTCAGAGTCCGCTGATCCAGTCTTCTCTCTGAG CAAGGATAACTGCTGGGAGGATTTATATTAA